The window CTTTCTGGCGTTTCTGCTGAATTTCATTCCCAACATCGGCTCGGTCGTCGCCACGCTGCTGCCAATTCCGGTAGCCCTCCTGAACCCGGAGCTTTCCCTGACCGCCAAGGTCCTGGCCCTGGCCATCCCGACCGCCATCCAGTTCACCATCGGCAACATCATCCAGCCGAAGATCATGGGCCAGTCGCTCGATCTGCACCCGGTGGCCATTCTGCTGGCGTTGATGTTTTTCGGGACGATCTGGGGCATTGTCGGGATGTTCCTGGCCACGCCCATCGCGGCCGTCCTGAAGATCCTCTTCCAGAAGCTCGAGTACACCCGGCCGATCGCCAAGCTCCTGGCCGGGCACATCGACGATAAGCCCGTCTCCTGACGATCCGCTGCGCCCTTCAGCTTGCCCGGTCGAGCCGGCGATATTGGATGGCCTCGGCGACGTGTTCGGCCTTCAGGTGCTCGCTGCCCTCGAGGTCGGCGATAGTCCGCGCGACCCGCAAAACCTTGTCGTGTGCCCTCGCTGAGAGGCCCAGTTCCTGGACAGCCGAGCGCAGGATGGTCTCGCACGTCTGATCGAGCTTGCAGTGGGTCCGCAGCAGCCGGGTGGTCATGCGGGCGTTGGTGGTTCCCGGCCGATCGGCGAACCGCTGCTGCTGGATGCGGCGGGCCCGATTGACCCGCTCGCGAATGACCGCTGAGCTGTCGCCGGACGGCGTCGCCCGCAGGCGGTCCAGTTCGACCGGCGGGACTTCGATGTGAATATCGATTCGGTCCAGCAGCGGCCCGGAGATCTTGCTGACGTACTTTTCGATCCGGGCCGGAGAGCACCGGCAGGGCTTTCGCGGATGGCCGAAATAGCCGCACGGACAGGGGTTCATCGCCGCCACGAGCATGAATCGGGCTGGGAAGGTCGAGGAGGCCTGGGCCCGCGCGATGGTCACCTCGCCGTCCTCCAGCGGCTGGCGGATCGTTTCGAGCGTGGCCCGCTGAAACTCGGGCAACTCGTCGAGGAACAGCACGCCATTGTGGGCCAGGCTGATTTCGCCCGGCTGGGGCGGATTGCTCCCGCCGACCAGGGCCACCGGCGAGGCTGAGTGGTGCGGCAGCCGCACCGGACGGGTGCCGACCAGCGGACGGTTGTTCTTGAGCAGCCCGACGGCTGAGTATATCCGCGTGGTTTCCAGGGCCTCAGCCAGCGTCAGTTCCGGCAGCACGGTCGGCAGCCGATGGGCCAGCATCGTCTTGCCCGACCCGGGCGGCCCGATCATCAAAACGTTATGGCTTCCCGCCGCCGCGATGGTCAGCGCGCGTTTAGCATGTTCCTGGCCTTTGACGTCGGCGAAGTCCTGTTCGTAGTGGCTGGCCACGTCGAAAAGCCGTTCCAGATCGACCCGCGCCGGTTCCAGCGGGAGCTGTTCGGTCAGGAACCCCACCGCCTCGGTCAGGTTGCCCACGCCGACGGCTTCAATGCTCTCGACCACCGCCGCCTCTTTGGCGTTTTCGCGCGGCAGCACCAAGCCGCGATAGCCGTTCTCGGCCGCGAGCATCGCCGTCGAAAGGGCCCCGCGGATCGGACGGAGCCGCCCGTCGAGGGCCAGTTCGCCGGCTACCATGTACTCCTTGAGCAGGGCGGCTTCAATCTGCCCATCCGCCGCGAGCAGGCCGATCGCGATCGGCAGATCGAACGACGGGCCCTCCTTTCGCACGTCGGCTGGGGCCAGGTTGATCAGCGTCTTGTGCCGCGGAAACATATACCCGCAGTTGATCAGGGCCGCCTTGATCCGGTCGATGCTCTCCTTGACCGCGGCGTCCGGCAGACCGACGATGTTGACCCCCGAGTACCCTTTGGACGAGACGTCCACCTCGACTTCGCACTCGATCGACTCGATGCCGCTGAGGGTGACGCT of the Phycisphaerae bacterium genome contains:
- a CDS encoding YifB family Mg chelatase-like AAA ATPase → MLAKVHSVTLSGIESIECEVEVDVSSKGYSGVNIVGLPDAAVKESIDRIKAALINCGYMFPRHKTLINLAPADVRKEGPSFDLPIAIGLLAADGQIEAALLKEYMVAGELALDGRLRPIRGALSTAMLAAENGYRGLVLPRENAKEAAVVESIEAVGVGNLTEAVGFLTEQLPLEPARVDLERLFDVASHYEQDFADVKGQEHAKRALTIAAAGSHNVLMIGPPGSGKTMLAHRLPTVLPELTLAEALETTRIYSAVGLLKNNRPLVGTRPVRLPHHSASPVALVGGSNPPQPGEISLAHNGVLFLDELPEFQRATLETIRQPLEDGEVTIARAQASSTFPARFMLVAAMNPCPCGYFGHPRKPCRCSPARIEKYVSKISGPLLDRIDIHIEVPPVELDRLRATPSGDSSAVIRERVNRARRIQQQRFADRPGTTNARMTTRLLRTHCKLDQTCETILRSAVQELGLSARAHDKVLRVARTIADLEGSEHLKAEHVAEAIQYRRLDRAS